ATGAAGACTTAGGGCTATTTTTCGCTTGGATTGCCCTTGTTCCAAAAGTTGTATTATGCGTCGAATTTGTAACATCGTTATGGGTCGTTTTGACATAGTACCTGTTTTGCGACAAGGTACTCGATTGTTACAAATCTGCCCGGAAAGGTGGCGCCGTTTCTGCCGGAATGTCAGGTGAAATTATTTCTTATTCACCTGTTTCTAATCCCAATTTTCGCCACTTTGGAGGTGGCGCTGAATGGACCGGAATACTGGCGCCGAATGCTCCGGAATGGGTGGCGCCGATTGGACCGGAATAGTCACTAATAATCCCTGATATTTTTAAATTGTTGCTTATACTACTGATCTCCTCCAACGGCTTCCGTATTTTCTTCCGCCAGGGACAGCCCTCCTGCGGTTAGCCCGGCGCAATCACCAATACGGACATTTTGCCGGCCGGGGAACAGCGCGCAATGCGCTGAGCAGAGAGAAAGTTGAAATACATCCCGGTTCTTCAGCATTCACTGAAACGCCAGGTCGGACAAAAGCCATTCTTCCGAAAAAAGCAAACAGGTCTCCAAACGGTATTTTAAGTATTCAGTTTTTTGATCATCGTAGCAGAAATTCCGTCGGTGCTGACGGTTTCAAATCCCGCCTTCCCATACATACGGAAGGCGTAATTCTCTTCATCCACGCTCAGCGACACCTGCTTAAATCCCCTGCGGGCAAGGCTGTCAAGCATTGTATTCAGCAGCGCAGTTCCTATCCCTTTGTTGCGATAAGACGGGAGCACCGACATGCACACTTCGGGTGTCCGGACATCCACAAATCCATAACCTTTGCCGCATTCCGGAAACAGACGGATCCAGACAGCACCCACCGGCTCCCCTTTGCTTTCGGCCATCAAGCAGTAGTCGGACTCTTTTCCGAAATCCTTGTAATAAACCGCCAGTTCAGGACGTAAGATTACTTCTTTGCCCGGCCGCTCCACCCCTTCCGGAATAAAGATTGCCTCATACAGGAATTCTTCCAGCAGATGGTACTCCTGGGGGTGGATTTCGCGGATTAAAATTGATGGAGTTTTATTCATGATAAGTTCTTAATATGGCGGGTGGTAGGTGCTGCGCGGGATTCAGGGCGCTTACCTGTCGGGTTACAGCATGATTATTAAAGGTGCTGTAAATAAATCAGGCACAACACCCGTATTGCGCATTATCGCTTACTGAGCTTAATGCATTTCAGCATTTTCCATAGGCGTTTTTCCAATTATCTGCAATTGCAATAAATTTTGAGTAACCATGCTCCCTAATAAAGAAAATGGCTTGCTTGTATTTCTGATATTTATAACCACTTTTGGAAAACCAACTTCCAATTATTTCACAATTTTCCAATTCTTTGCAATCTGCGCAAGTATCAAGGTTTTTCTCTCTAAAACAGCAAACCTTGATTTTACATTTTGCTTTATTTATGTCCCGTTCTTTGGTATCGAAGCCAATTTTACATCCTTTGCAAAATCCTTCAATAAAAGGCTTGCATGTCTTACAATAAGCTCCGCAACAACCAATGTATCTATTTGAACTAATCATTTGCAATCATTGTCGATGTCCATTTTTGCAATAAGTCCAACGGTTTGGCGGTATGTTTTTGTTGCCGATTTCGAAGCACTGGCTTGTCAAGTTACACGAAAGTTTATTAGATGCAGAAACGCTGAAATACCCACTATCTCGGCAATAAAATATACCGCCTGTTACCAGCTGGCGTTCTGTCTTCTGTCCTTGTAAACCATTGTCATTATTGATTTCTCGTATAATTGTCAAGTTGCTTATATGTCTTGTGTCGGCTTGTGCGGTTGGGTATTTTTTATTTTCTAAAGGGGAGGAGATTTTTAATTTTTCCACTTGGGTCGGGCAGGCACACTCTTTGGCAAAGCTTTGGTTTAAGCGTTGGCTTGTGGGGCTTTGACAATGTGTGTGACTGGTGCGTTGGCTCATTTTACTTTTCTCTAAGTTTTCTTTCAATCTTCACAAAATTCAGATTCTAAAATAATTTCTTATTTTCTCATATGCTGGTTCATAAGCTCTAAACTGTTTGTTTAAAGGAAAACATTTTGCGTGTAATATGGGGATTACTGCTTGTGATCCTTCTTTAACCTTATAGTTATTTCCACAAATCATCAGAAATGAGCTTTTCTCTTTTGGTTCGTAATAGGGTGGTTCATTCTGCACTCCTATTGTTCTTGGGGATGACTTTTCCACAAAGCCATCATTTGAATCATACAATCCTAAATTTTGAAGCCAGTAATTTACCTGTAGCGACATCGGAAAGAGATATTCGATAGTTGAATTTTCATCGATTATCTTCTTTATATTTTCAACTCCTGTAATTGCTTTTTCTTCCGGGATGTAAACAGTTTTACTTTTAGGAGCATGTGGCAAAGCCGAATTGCAAAGATTCGTAATGTAAATTTCTTCTGGTTTGATTTTACCGTTTGTGATATCGATTATTTGATTAAAAGCAGATGCAGCCAAACCATATTTACTTTTAAATGTCCTGTCCCTGATGGTTTTATCAAAATAGTAATTTGCAAATAAGACATATTCCGCTTGTGTATCAGATTGCTGCAAACGAGGGTCGTGGCCAATAAGTAAAGCCCTTGGTGTATATTCTTTTGGTTTCCAGTCGAGTGTTTGCATTGTACAATTAATTACTTTGCTTTCAGTTTTGCTCCTAATTCTCCAATCAGTTTATCTTTTCCAGCCAATTCTGTTTTCAATTTTGCAACTTCTTTTTCAAGTTTATCAATTGACCTGTTCTTCTTAATATTTTGAATTTCACTTTTCATTTTCTCAACTGCAATAACAGTCGCTTTCAGCTCTGCTTCAAACTCCGGTTTCTCAAGGTCGTAATGGCTGAATGGATTCATTACAACTCCACGATGGATTGTAATTTCATGAATTAATGCCGGGTCAAGGTCGGTTTGGGATTCAATGGCTGTCCAAAAGTCTTCGCTTGTTGTTTCTTTTTGGTTTTTGTGGTAGGATACAGGAATTTTCTGCTTATCACAAATGGTCTTTACAATTCTTTCAAATTCTGTTCTCAGATAAACGGCTGATGCTTTATAGTCCTTTTCAGAAAGATAATGTTTAGCCCTTTCCATATAACCGTTTTCATTGAATATTACCGGAATTTCAAAGTCGTTATCCCTTAATGATTTCGTATAAATCTCAGTATATTTCCACTTCTCAACTCCGAAATAATTTCGCACCAATTCATACCAAACTTTGTCGTAAGTGGTCATTATTACCTGAAATTGCTTGTCTTTGTCAACTTCAATGAAGTGTTTTTTCAAAATATCAAGCAAGGGCAAACGATTACTCATATCCAAGCCAATCAACAAATCATCAAGAACAAGGATTTTTAATGCTCCTGTAAGCGGATTTACTTTTATGGATGCCAAGTACAAACTTATGGCAAGGGCAGATAAACGGGCTTCATTCAGAAATAGCTGATGTTTTGGTATTGATTTTTCAAAGAAGTCAATTTTTAAGTTGATGTTGTTACCGGTAAGTTTCCTTCTCCCCTGATATTCCACTTTGTCAAAATCAAGCGAAATCCTAACATTTGCACCAAAATATTTCATAAAAGTATTGGTGTCCTGCTCAATGTCTTTGAGCAATTGTTTCAGACCGGGATTGAACTTTTCCGACAGATAATTTTTTGTGGCTTCCTGCTGCCGCTTGATTTGTCTTTTATTGAAAGTGTCGTTATCGATTGCCTGCCATTCTTTACCAATTTCTTTATTTGAAAAACGGTTGATGGAATTGTAAAGAATATCCTTTACCAAAATATCAAACAGGTCAACCTTATCCTTATGCCCCATATGAGTTCGCAATAAGCTCCGGTAATCAAAGAAGCCCTTAATTTTATTGGCATCGGCAATAAGCGTTTTATCTGCACTGATAATTTCCTTATCGGATAATTTCAGTTCAAAAGTGGTGGTCTTAGAGGTTTCAGGAGATTCTCTAATGTTAACCTTGATACTGGCTGTGTTTTTTTGCGAAGCTGGTGCAAAGATATTTTCTTCCACATTTATTTTGTCAACCGATGATTTCAGAAAATCCAGAAGGGCGGTAAACAATGAACTTTTACCACTGCCGTTTTCACCATAAACCATCAGGTTTTTGCCGTCTTTGTCAAGGCAAATGTGGTGCTCACCATAAAAAGCACGGTAGTTCTTTATGTGTATATCAGTTATTCTCATTTTTCCCTTCTATTATGGCAATCTCCGGAATTGAATTCATATAAAACAGGTTAACCCTTACCGGATGCTCTTTGTCATTCAACCTATTAAATACCTTTTTGCAATTCTTCATTTTCTGCTCATCACTCATACCATCGGTAAACTCCGGTAACTCGCCCAAATGCTTGATGATTTCACGGTTGTGTTTTTTTAGCAATTCAGGGAAATACAACTCATACACCATGCCGTCTATAATTTGCTCGAAGTATATTGGCATCAGCTGATCCGTTTTTAATTGACTTTCTACTTCTTTTAGAAATAAAATATAGTCGATTAATCTTTTAAAAGGTATTTGTTCAGAAGTTTGAATTTTCTTAATAGGAATGAATTGCAAGGGTTCTAGCGTTAATTCTAACGCTTCTCCTTTTCTTTTCCCCATATAATAAAGCCAGAAATAGGTTAATTTACTTGTAAGAATCGATTGGATATATTTTAAGCTATAACCTTGCTTATTAAGCGTAATGTAAAATACATCTGATGCAGCATACCATTCTTCTTTTGAATAACCAAAAGTGTTAGTATTACTTCTTTGAGGACATAATATTTTTTCTGACTCAAAATTAATGTTTGGGCGATCAGTCGTTAAAGCCCACCATTTACCCTTTTGATATGCTGATTGTAATACACCATTTATTGAACGTTCTTTCAGAATTGCTTTATACGAAATTAAGTGTTGGTACAAAGACTTGTATTTTTTAAATTCATCTTCCTTTTCGATCTTATTAACATAAAGGAAAAAGTGCTTGGGATTTGTTTCTACCCTATATTTTCTAATATCTGAGTTTTTAAAGAAAGGTTTAATAAACTTTTGTTCCTCTTTGTTTAAAGACAGTTCAGTTACTTCTTCTTTAGTTAAAATAAAAACTCCATTGTTGACATTTTTGCTTTTATCAATGTATCTGTCTTTGCCTGTTACAATCCCTTGGTTGATATTACAAATGCCATTTGTAACCTTTTTACCAGATATTACCCCTTTTTTCTTTTCTCCTTCCGATTCATTATCGGAAAGTTTTTCGCAATTATTAAAAAGTTGATTTATGATCCCAGATACTTTTGCTGGTAAAAAATGAACATAGCCTGTCCAGTTACTAAAAATCTTTTTTTGATCTGCACTAAAATTGAGTTCATTTTGACGATAACTAAAAATATTTTCAGAATATTTGTTTTGATAGATTGTACATTTAATACTTTGATTGGGTGTTGCATTCTTTTTAAGTAAAAAGATGTTTGTGTGCACTCCCGCCTCAAAAATGGCATTTTCATTGAAGTTAATATATTCAATGATTGAATAGTCCTCAAGTACTCTTTTTCTGAGTTTTTTTCCCCCTTGAGTGGTTATCCAATAATTAGGCGTTATAAAAGTGTTTACACCATGCTCCTTTGTAAGTGTATAGCTTTTATGAAGAAAGAAGTACCAATAATCCATTTTCTTTTCAAAATTCGGATCCTTACTAAGTGGTTCAAAAAGTGATTTATTTCCTTTTTGACCAATATACGGTGGATTTGCAATAACAATATCAAAACCTCCGCTCCCATTCACCAAATAGGGATTCAGCACCTCAGGAAAATCAAGTTTCCAATCAAAATGGTTAAAAGGTTCATCAGGGTGTTGAAGTAGGTTTTTCAGTTTGCCAATTAGTTTATCGAAACCTTTAATTTGCAATTCCCGTTCTGTGTTGTGCTTTATATCGGCAGACGTAGGCATAAACCCACCTTTTTGTACAGTTTTACTTATGTATAGTTCTTTGTTAAAAGAAAGCTGGTTAATAAGCAGTTCTATTTTCAGGTTGCGGATTTCAGCCTGTAGTTTTTTCTTATTCTTGTTGTTCGGGTTAAAGTATTTCCTTTGTTTGTCGGCAACTTCAACCAGCAAACGCTGTACATTCTTTACATATTCATCGGCTTTGCCCACGCTGCTTTTACGTTCCCAGTCAATCTCCACAATTTCGCCATCAAACTTACTTATCAGCGAGTCGCCCACCACAATTTTATAATCGAGGTTCGGCAGGGCTTTGGGCTTTTCTTCGTCAACCACCAAACTCAGCCAGAAACGCAAGCGGGCAATATCTACTGCACCTTTCTCAATATCCACCCCATAAATAGAGTTTTGGATAATGTTTAGTTTGGTTTCGGCAGGTTTCCATTCCTTGCCGGTTTCGTAAGCAATAAGTTCTTTGATACTGAAAATTTCCTGTAATAAGCCCATAGGAAACGCACCTGAGCCAATTGCGGGGTCGCAGATTTTTACCTTGTCAAGGGCTTTTTCAAGTTCAGTAATTTCAGGTTTTAGAACATCATCAACTATTTTGTTTTTCAGCAAATGATTTACGGCTTCCCTTTCAGCAACTTCATCTTTTATCTGCAAGGTGGTACACAGGTATTCAGTTAAACTTTCCTGGCACATGTAATGCACAATTTCCTTGGGAGTATAAAATGCACCTTTGTCTTTGTTGTCCTCCAACAGATTTTCAAAAATATGACCTAACATTTCAGGGTCAACGGCTACGGTGTGGTCATCGGGGCTGTCTTCGTAAACAGTAAAGTTAAAGGCATCCAGAAAGTCGAGAAAACCACGAGCATTTCCTTTGCTCTTTTCAGTAAGAATATTATCTTCAAAATCAGGATGGTGAAAGAGTTTTGATTTGAAAGTCAACAAGTGTTCATCAAATTCTTCTTTATCGAACAACCCCCCATTCAGGAAAGGAACTTTAACGATTTTACCATCGGGCATTTTAAAGTCTTCATTAGGTCTTTTTACTTCATCAGCATTTAGAGTGTCGAAGAATAGTTTTGTCAACCAATTGCTGTAAAAAGCATCATTTCCGTCCGATTTGTTAAAGAGTTGTTTGATGAAATCGCCCAGACCATCAGAGTAATTGGTATCGCTTGCACCCAACCAACCCTTTTTCTGAACGAAGTATAGAAACACAATACGCCCAAGCAGTTTCTTTACAAAATCGCGTATGGGTTTGCTGGCTTTATCCTTTTCTTGTTTTGTAGCACCGGCAGGAAAAGTAATATTGAAAACTGATTTACGGTAGTTGGATTCCTGCAGATAATCGCAAAAGTTTTGGTAGTGTAGGGTATATTCATCAAAAAATGCCTTACTTAGTTTTTCAACGGAAAAAGCATTTACCAAGGTTTGAAAAGTAATTTCCTTTTCAGTGCTCAGTACTTCAAAACGTTCAGCAGCAGTTTTACAGGTTTCCGATGGACCTAACAAAAAAGTGTATCGTTTTGCATTGGTGGTTTTTTCTTTTACTCCTTGGTCGGTCAGCACACTGTCTTTGGCAACCAATGTAAGTCGCCAGACATTTTTATTTGCAGGTGCAACAAAATTGATTAATGTAGCTTGTCCGGCAGTTAGCAGCTTGCGAACATATTGCTGAATAGCAACCTTGCTTTGTTCAATGCGGACTTTGGGTTGCAACAAAACTTCGTAACAGGTTATTTCAGTGCTGTCGTCCAACTGAATTTTTCCGTAAATCCAAACTTTATCAATAGCAGCCGATTCTGATTTGTTGGGTGATACCGATGCTGGAACCAAAGAGGAATTAAGCGTAAATCCTGAACCAAAAACCGGACTTAAAACTTCACGGGAAAACAAAACCCTGTCGTAAGGTTTATGCAATGCGTTTTGTAATTGAATTCTGTTGGCTGCCATATTTAACTGAAACTTTGAGTTAATACAATTTGAGGATTTACTATACCTCTGTTAGCTTTTTCGTAATATTGACCTTCCTCAATATTCGAAGATAAATCGTACCTATCGAGAACCGTAATAAAAAGCTTATCAATAAATTTGTCAGGTTCCTTAATCAATGTGGCATTTGAAGTGAAATAGTCGTTTATTGATTTAGGTAAACCCTTTGAT
This sequence is a window from Lentimicrobium saccharophilum. Protein-coding genes within it:
- a CDS encoding GNAT family N-acetyltransferase, with protein sequence MNKTPSILIREIHPQEYHLLEEFLYEAIFIPEGVERPGKEVILRPELAVYYKDFGKESDYCLMAESKGEPVGAVWIRLFPECGKGYGFVDVRTPEVCMSVLPSYRNKGIGTALLNTMLDSLARRGFKQVSLSVDEENYAFRMYGKAGFETVSTDGISATMIKKLNT
- a CDS encoding AAA family ATPase; amino-acid sequence: MRITDIHIKNYRAFYGEHHICLDKDGKNLMVYGENGSGKSSLFTALLDFLKSSVDKINVEENIFAPASQKNTASIKVNIRESPETSKTTTFELKLSDKEIISADKTLIADANKIKGFFDYRSLLRTHMGHKDKVDLFDILVKDILYNSINRFSNKEIGKEWQAIDNDTFNKRQIKRQQEATKNYLSEKFNPGLKQLLKDIEQDTNTFMKYFGANVRISLDFDKVEYQGRRKLTGNNINLKIDFFEKSIPKHQLFLNEARLSALAISLYLASIKVNPLTGALKILVLDDLLIGLDMSNRLPLLDILKKHFIEVDKDKQFQVIMTTYDKVWYELVRNYFGVEKWKYTEIYTKSLRDNDFEIPVIFNENGYMERAKHYLSEKDYKASAVYLRTEFERIVKTICDKQKIPVSYHKNQKETTSEDFWTAIESQTDLDPALIHEITIHRGVVMNPFSHYDLEKPEFEAELKATVIAVEKMKSEIQNIKKNRSIDKLEKEVAKLKTELAGKDKLIGELGAKLKAK
- a CDS encoding Eco57I restriction-modification methylase domain-containing protein, which codes for MAANRIQLQNALHKPYDRVLFSREVLSPVFGSGFTLNSSLVPASVSPNKSESAAIDKVWIYGKIQLDDSTEITCYEVLLQPKVRIEQSKVAIQQYVRKLLTAGQATLINFVAPANKNVWRLTLVAKDSVLTDQGVKEKTTNAKRYTFLLGPSETCKTAAERFEVLSTEKEITFQTLVNAFSVEKLSKAFFDEYTLHYQNFCDYLQESNYRKSVFNITFPAGATKQEKDKASKPIRDFVKKLLGRIVFLYFVQKKGWLGASDTNYSDGLGDFIKQLFNKSDGNDAFYSNWLTKLFFDTLNADEVKRPNEDFKMPDGKIVKVPFLNGGLFDKEEFDEHLLTFKSKLFHHPDFEDNILTEKSKGNARGFLDFLDAFNFTVYEDSPDDHTVAVDPEMLGHIFENLLEDNKDKGAFYTPKEIVHYMCQESLTEYLCTTLQIKDEVAEREAVNHLLKNKIVDDVLKPEITELEKALDKVKICDPAIGSGAFPMGLLQEIFSIKELIAYETGKEWKPAETKLNIIQNSIYGVDIEKGAVDIARLRFWLSLVVDEEKPKALPNLDYKIVVGDSLISKFDGEIVEIDWERKSSVGKADEYVKNVQRLLVEVADKQRKYFNPNNKNKKKLQAEIRNLKIELLINQLSFNKELYISKTVQKGGFMPTSADIKHNTERELQIKGFDKLIGKLKNLLQHPDEPFNHFDWKLDFPEVLNPYLVNGSGGFDIVIANPPYIGQKGNKSLFEPLSKDPNFEKKMDYWYFFLHKSYTLTKEHGVNTFITPNYWITTQGGKKLRKRVLEDYSIIEYINFNENAIFEAGVHTNIFLLKKNATPNQSIKCTIYQNKYSENIFSYRQNELNFSADQKKIFSNWTGYVHFLPAKVSGIINQLFNNCEKLSDNESEGEKKKGVISGKKVTNGICNINQGIVTGKDRYIDKSKNVNNGVFILTKEEVTELSLNKEEQKFIKPFFKNSDIRKYRVETNPKHFFLYVNKIEKEDEFKKYKSLYQHLISYKAILKERSINGVLQSAYQKGKWWALTTDRPNINFESEKILCPQRSNTNTFGYSKEEWYAASDVFYITLNKQGYSLKYIQSILTSKLTYFWLYYMGKRKGEALELTLEPLQFIPIKKIQTSEQIPFKRLIDYILFLKEVESQLKTDQLMPIYFEQIIDGMVYELYFPELLKKHNREIIKHLGELPEFTDGMSDEQKMKNCKKVFNRLNDKEHPVRVNLFYMNSIPEIAIIEGKNENN